The following proteins are encoded in a genomic region of Aliiroseovarius sp. F47248L:
- a CDS encoding precorrin-8X methylmutase has product MSEGGRSSGPNGAAPSCPALRYERDPSAIYAQSFATLRKEARLDRFPGGMAALATRVIHACGMVEVADRLAFSANAYETGHAALKAGAPVFCDCEMVGAGIIRRYLPSENDVIVTLNDPSVPELAKSIGNTRSAAAVELWLDRLEGAVVAVGNAPTALFHLLELIDAGAPKPAVILGFPVGFVGAAESKAELANNPRGCEFVALRGRRGGSAIASAAVNALAAGLPEERA; this is encoded by the coding sequence ATGAGCGAAGGCGGCCGCTCTTCGGGCCCCAACGGGGCCGCTCCTTCGTGCCCGGCGCTCAGGTATGAGCGCGACCCGTCCGCCATCTATGCGCAGTCCTTCGCGACCCTGCGCAAAGAGGCGCGGTTGGACCGCTTTCCCGGCGGCATGGCGGCCCTTGCGACCCGTGTAATCCACGCCTGCGGCATGGTCGAAGTTGCAGATCGACTGGCCTTTTCTGCGAACGCCTATGAAACAGGTCACGCTGCTCTTAAGGCCGGTGCGCCTGTGTTTTGCGATTGCGAGATGGTCGGGGCGGGCATCATTCGCCGCTATCTGCCATCGGAAAACGATGTGATTGTCACGTTGAACGATCCGTCTGTGCCGGAACTGGCGAAGTCCATCGGCAACACACGCTCCGCCGCCGCGGTCGAGCTGTGGTTGGACCGTCTGGAAGGCGCGGTGGTCGCTGTGGGGAACGCGCCAACAGCCCTGTTCCACCTGCTTGAGCTGATCGATGCAGGTGCACCCAAACCTGCCGTGATCCTTGGCTTTCCGGTCGGGTTTGTGGGCGCTGCGGAAAGCAAGGCGGAACTGGCAAACAACCCGCGCGGCTGCGAATTTGTCGCCCTGCGTGGGCGGCGTGGTGGGTCTGCCATTGCCTCTGCTGCCGTCAACGCGTTGGCCGCCGGACTGCCGGAGGAGCGCGCATGA
- a CDS encoding sirohydrochlorin chelatase, producing MSKIGVMICGHGSRSQDAVDQFAVLAEKLPALLPKDWMTDYGYLEFANPVIRDGLDRLRDAGCDRILAVPGMLFAAMHTKNDIPTVLNTYAKKHGIEVSYGRELGVDPKMIAAAGDRVRQAVDRANADHGEVPLEDTCLVVIGRGASDPDANGNVAKVARLLQEGLGFGWLEVGYSGVTFPLVEPCLNHVVKLGYKRVVVFPYFLFSGILIDRIYGFTDKVAAAHPEIEFVKAGYLNDHPKVLETFAERITEQLGTVPPPNCGTCGYRTQVLALDEGEDRTIPVEDRAKHPAYADVPPPTCVMCKYRVEVLGFEAEVGAIQESHHHHVEGQGASAPGSNVADCSFCDTFCTGECRLYMGHHHHHDHSHVHDHDHGHEHHHHGHHHDHVHAEYPHAKHPHGPESARSK from the coding sequence ATGTCGAAGATTGGTGTGATGATCTGCGGGCATGGCTCGCGCAGCCAGGACGCGGTGGATCAGTTTGCCGTCTTAGCCGAGAAACTGCCCGCTTTGCTGCCGAAAGACTGGATGACCGATTATGGCTATCTGGAGTTTGCCAACCCGGTAATCCGCGACGGGCTGGATCGTCTGCGTGATGCAGGATGTGATCGCATCTTGGCCGTGCCGGGGATGCTGTTCGCGGCAATGCACACGAAAAATGACATTCCGACCGTCCTGAACACCTATGCCAAGAAGCATGGGATCGAAGTCAGTTATGGGCGCGAGCTGGGCGTGGACCCGAAGATGATCGCGGCGGCGGGTGACCGGGTGCGCCAAGCGGTTGATCGGGCCAATGCCGACCATGGCGAAGTGCCGCTGGAAGACACCTGCCTTGTCGTCATCGGGCGGGGCGCTTCAGACCCCGATGCTAACGGCAACGTCGCCAAAGTGGCGCGTTTGCTGCAAGAAGGTCTGGGCTTTGGGTGGTTGGAAGTCGGCTATTCCGGCGTGACCTTCCCGCTGGTTGAACCCTGCCTGAATCACGTGGTCAAGCTGGGCTACAAGCGGGTCGTGGTGTTCCCCTATTTCCTGTTCTCGGGCATCCTGATCGACCGGATCTATGGTTTCACCGACAAGGTCGCCGCCGCCCATCCCGAGATCGAATTCGTGAAGGCCGGGTATCTGAACGACCACCCCAAGGTGCTTGAGACCTTCGCCGAGCGGATCACTGAACAGCTTGGCACCGTTCCGCCGCCCAACTGCGGCACTTGTGGCTATCGCACTCAGGTTCTGGCGCTGGACGAAGGCGAAGACCGCACCATTCCGGTGGAAGACCGCGCCAAGCACCCGGCCTATGCCGACGTGCCGCCGCCCACCTGCGTGATGTGCAAATACCGGGTCGAGGTGCTGGGGTTTGAAGCCGAAGTCGGCGCCATTCAGGAAAGCCACCATCACCATGTCGAAGGGCAGGGGGCGTCTGCACCGGGGTCGAACGTGGCCGATTGTTCGTTCTGCGACACCTTCTGCACCGGCGAATGCCGGCTGTATATGGGGCATCACCATCATCATGACCACAGTCACGTTCATGATCACGACCACGGTCACGAACATCATCATCACGGTCATCACCATGATCACGTGCATGCCGAATATCCCCATGCAAAACATCCGCATGGACCTGAATCGGCCCGTTCGAAATGA
- a CDS encoding DUF6732 family protein translates to MTRLILLALGLLAGPAIAHPGHIGEIAGHGHVGGMILIGLAAAIGLWAALKGSKGTQAQPEDDSEDADTEEPQEA, encoded by the coding sequence ATGACCCGTCTGATACTTCTTGCCCTTGGCCTGCTGGCTGGCCCCGCCATCGCCCATCCCGGTCATATCGGAGAGATCGCGGGGCATGGTCATGTCGGCGGTATGATCCTGATCGGACTTGCCGCGGCCATCGGTCTTTGGGCGGCGCTGAAGGGCTCGAAGGGGACACAGGCGCAACCCGAGGATGACAGCGAAGACGCTGACACTGAAGAACCGCAGGAGGCATAA
- a CDS encoding L-threonylcarbamoyladenylate synthase: MNADSLETETLKADTAGIAQAAELLRAGALVSFPTETVYGLGADATNDHAVARIFEAKGRPQFNPLIVHVPSLEAVRDIATLDGAALDLAQAFWPGPLTLVLPLKPDGPLSALVSAGLPTVAVRVPADSLATKLLRVAGVPVAAPSANPSGRISPSTARHVLDGLSGRIEAVLDGGPCEVGLESTIVGFDPAPVLLRPGGLPVEAIEAALGGAIATRQINAGINAPGQLSSHYAPDAALRLNAETARPNERLLGFGHVEADLNLSPSGDLVEAAANLFRYLHQLDAEGDAPIAVSPIPDHGMGRAINDRLRRAAAPRD, from the coding sequence ATGAATGCGGACAGCTTGGAAACGGAAACATTGAAGGCGGACACAGCCGGGATCGCGCAAGCGGCAGAGCTGTTGCGCGCGGGCGCACTTGTGTCCTTCCCGACCGAGACGGTCTATGGGCTGGGCGCAGACGCCACGAACGACCACGCTGTTGCGCGGATATTCGAAGCCAAGGGCCGCCCTCAATTCAATCCGCTGATCGTGCATGTGCCGTCGCTTGAGGCGGTGAGAGACATCGCAACGCTAGATGGTGCAGCCCTTGATCTGGCGCAGGCGTTCTGGCCGGGGCCATTAACGTTGGTGTTGCCGCTAAAACCTGACGGCCCGTTGTCGGCCTTGGTCTCTGCTGGCCTGCCCACCGTCGCGGTTCGCGTGCCAGCCGATTCGCTGGCGACGAAATTGCTCAGGGTTGCGGGCGTCCCTGTCGCCGCTCCGTCTGCCAATCCATCAGGTCGCATCAGCCCTTCGACCGCTCGGCATGTGCTGGACGGCCTGTCAGGCCGGATCGAGGCGGTGCTGGACGGCGGTCCTTGCGAAGTCGGGCTGGAAAGCACGATCGTCGGGTTCGATCCCGCCCCGGTTTTGTTGCGCCCCGGCGGCCTGCCTGTCGAGGCGATCGAGGCAGCCCTTGGCGGCGCCATCGCCACCCGTCAGATCAACGCAGGGATCAATGCGCCCGGTCAGCTATCCTCGCACTATGCGCCGGACGCGGCGTTGCGCCTGAACGCCGAAACCGCTCGGCCCAACGAACGCCTGCTGGGTTTCGGGCATGTCGAGGCCGACCTGAACCTGTCCCCATCCGGCGATCTGGTCGAGGCGGCGGCCAACCTGTTTCGGTATTTGCACCAATTGGACGCCGAAGGGGATGCGCCGATTGCAGTGTCACCAATCCCTGATCACGGGATGGGCCGGGCGATCAACGACCGTTTGCGCCGGGCGGCAGCCCCTCGCGACTAG
- a CDS encoding protein-disulfide reductase DsbD domain-containing protein, which yields MKSAISAALVALAAFITPAFSGSGMPPAPEDVVKIDVLPGWRDAQGHHVAALRIQLADGWKTYWRAPGEAGIPPSLNWQGSGNLAAVKFHWPVPEVFQTSGMQTIGYAHELVLPMTLVPKTEGKPISLSGNVNLGVCLDVCMPMDAKISVELPAQGGGSKAPIKQALRARPDTAQEAGLKRAVCEVEPTKKGLRVTVKIEMPQLGPNEVVVVETADPSVWVSERATKRQGRALTTVADLVSSSGKPFLLNRSNLRMTVLSAGRGVDIRGCTGS from the coding sequence ATGAAATCCGCCATATCCGCTGCCCTCGTTGCACTTGCTGCCTTCATCACACCCGCGTTTTCGGGCAGTGGGATGCCTCCTGCCCCTGAAGATGTGGTCAAGATCGATGTCCTGCCCGGTTGGCGGGATGCACAGGGTCATCACGTGGCGGCGTTGCGGATTCAGTTGGCAGACGGCTGGAAAACCTATTGGCGCGCACCGGGCGAAGCTGGAATCCCTCCCAGTCTGAATTGGCAAGGGTCAGGAAATCTGGCTGCTGTGAAATTTCACTGGCCGGTGCCTGAAGTGTTTCAAACCAGCGGTATGCAAACCATCGGCTATGCGCATGAATTGGTATTGCCAATGACGCTTGTGCCCAAGACAGAAGGCAAGCCTATTTCGCTTTCAGGTAACGTCAATCTGGGCGTATGTCTGGATGTCTGTATGCCGATGGACGCAAAGATTTCAGTCGAACTGCCAGCGCAAGGCGGCGGATCGAAAGCCCCGATCAAACAGGCGCTCCGCGCACGGCCGGATACGGCGCAAGAAGCTGGGCTGAAACGCGCCGTTTGCGAGGTTGAGCCCACAAAAAAAGGGTTGCGCGTCACCGTGAAGATCGAAATGCCTCAGCTTGGCCCGAACGAAGTGGTGGTGGTTGAAACGGCTGATCCATCCGTCTGGGTGTCGGAACGCGCAACCAAGCGGCAAGGCCGCGCTTTGACCACGGTGGCCGATCTTGTGTCCAGTTCCGGCAAACCCTTTCTGCTGAATCGGTCAAATCTGCGTATGACCGTTCTGTCGGCGGGGCGCGGAGTGGATATTCGCGGCTGCACAGGCAGCTGA
- the cbiE gene encoding precorrin-6y C5,15-methyltransferase (decarboxylating) subunit CbiE codes for MTTPWLHIVGIGEDGIAGLTPATRAVVDAAEVIVGGARHHDLIEGDAERLAWPSPFDSLIDELTKRNGKRVVVLATGDPLWYSVGAKIGRHIDPAQIVYHPQVGAFQLAAARMGWSMADLETLTVHGRPVEQMIAFIQPDIRLLVLTTGSETPGQIARFLTERGFGKSRMTVLAHMGGKDEARFDGIAESWNHAVPEFNTLAVECVAAPDAALLPRVPGLADKLFQSDGTMTKQEVRAITLAKLMPMRGALLWDIGTGCGSIAIEWMRGARYARAIGIEPRADRRAMAAANALALGVPKLDLVEGEVPAALDGLEAPDAIFIGGGLSEQVFDAAWAELKPLGRLVANAVTIESEMCLTALHQKHGGQLVKLSVERAEPLGPHSGWKPLRPVTQWSLIKR; via the coding sequence ATGACAACCCCTTGGCTACATATTGTCGGGATCGGAGAAGACGGCATCGCCGGGCTGACCCCCGCCACCCGCGCGGTTGTTGACGCCGCCGAGGTGATCGTGGGCGGCGCGCGCCACCACGACCTGATCGAAGGCGATGCCGAGCGACTGGCCTGGCCCTCGCCGTTTGACAGCCTGATAGACGAGTTGACGAAGCGCAACGGCAAACGGGTCGTTGTCTTGGCAACCGGCGATCCGCTTTGGTATTCGGTCGGTGCGAAAATTGGCCGTCATATCGACCCGGCGCAGATCGTTTACCACCCGCAAGTGGGCGCATTCCAACTGGCCGCCGCGCGCATGGGCTGGTCGATGGCGGACTTGGAGACGCTGACCGTGCATGGCCGCCCGGTTGAGCAGATGATCGCTTTCATCCAGCCCGACATCCGGCTTCTTGTTCTGACCACCGGCTCGGAAACGCCGGGCCAGATCGCCCGCTTCCTAACCGAACGTGGCTTCGGCAAATCGCGCATGACCGTGCTGGCCCATATGGGCGGCAAGGACGAAGCGCGCTTTGATGGCATTGCCGAAAGCTGGAACCACGCCGTGCCAGAGTTCAACACGCTGGCCGTTGAATGCGTCGCCGCGCCGGACGCCGCCCTTCTGCCGCGTGTGCCGGGCTTGGCTGACAAGCTGTTTCAAAGCGACGGCACCATGACCAAGCAAGAGGTCCGCGCTATTACACTGGCAAAGCTCATGCCGATGCGCGGGGCGCTTTTGTGGGACATCGGCACTGGATGCGGGTCGATTGCCATCGAATGGATGCGTGGCGCGCGCTATGCCCGTGCCATCGGGATCGAACCGCGCGCGGATCGCCGGGCCATGGCTGCCGCAAACGCCTTGGCGCTGGGCGTGCCGAAGCTGGATTTGGTCGAAGGTGAAGTGCCCGCCGCGCTGGACGGTTTGGAAGCGCCCGATGCGATCTTCATTGGTGGCGGATTGTCGGAACAGGTATTCGATGCCGCTTGGGCCGAGTTGAAACCCTTGGGGCGACTGGTCGCGAACGCTGTCACCATCGAAAGCGAGATGTGTCTTACCGCCCTGCACCAAAAACATGGGGGTCAACTGGTGAAGCTGTCCGTTGAACGCGCCGAGCCACTCGGGCCTCATTCCGGTTGGAAACCCCTGCGTCCCGTCACACAGTGGAGCCTGATCAAAAGATGA
- the cobI gene encoding precorrin-2 C(20)-methyltransferase: protein MSGTLYGVGLGPGDPDLMTLKAARLIGAAKVVAYPTLEGGDSFARSIAAHLIAKDADEIAMDIPMTVERAPAQKAYDVGAAKIAARLEAGDDVVVLCEGDPFFYGSFMYLFARLADRFQTEIVPGVTSVTACAARARSPLVARNERLTVLPGPLPEDELRARIEGAESVAIMKVGRHLPKIRGVIETLGLVDKATYVERASLPEEVVLPLADAPDKAPYFSMILLAKGNDPWL from the coding sequence ATGAGCGGAACGCTTTACGGTGTGGGCCTTGGACCGGGTGATCCCGACCTGATGACGCTCAAGGCCGCGCGGCTGATCGGGGCTGCCAAAGTGGTTGCCTATCCGACGCTGGAGGGTGGCGACAGTTTTGCCCGTTCCATCGCTGCACATCTGATCGCCAAGGATGCGGATGAAATCGCGATGGACATCCCGATGACCGTCGAGCGTGCCCCTGCCCAGAAAGCCTATGACGTGGGCGCCGCCAAGATCGCCGCACGACTTGAGGCCGGGGATGACGTGGTCGTCCTGTGCGAAGGCGACCCGTTTTTCTATGGATCCTTCATGTATTTGTTTGCGCGGCTGGCCGATCGGTTCCAAACCGAGATCGTGCCGGGCGTCACGTCTGTCACCGCTTGTGCCGCACGGGCCCGCAGCCCGCTTGTCGCCCGTAACGAACGCCTGACCGTTCTGCCCGGCCCGCTGCCCGAAGACGAGTTGCGCGCCCGTATCGAAGGGGCCGAAAGCGTGGCGATCATGAAGGTCGGGCGTCACCTGCCCAAGATCCGCGGTGTGATCGAAACGTTGGGTCTGGTCGACAAGGCCACCTATGTCGAACGTGCCTCGCTGCCCGAAGAGGTCGTGCTGCCCCTGGCCGACGCCCCTGACAAAGCCCCCTATTTCTCGATGATCCTTCTTGCGAAAGGAAATGATCCATGGCTGTGA
- a CDS encoding acyl-CoA dehydrogenase: MTYRATTDDFQFLFDHVIGYDQLPETELFADATPDVAMAVLTEAGKMCEDILAPLNRNGDLTPAVLENGVVRTSPGFADGYKAIADGGWIGMAADPEFGGMGLPLTLQTAVNDMMSASCLSLQLCPLMTQGQIEALEHHASDALKDLYLPKLISGEWAGTMNLTEPQAGSDVGALSTKAEDNGDGTYAITGQKIFISWGDNDITGNVCHLVLARLPDGAPGTKGISLFMVPKLIPDADGNPGEPNSLRVVSLEHKMGLHGSPTAVMSFEGAKGWMVGEPHKGMAAMFTMMNNARMGVGVQGYGVGERAYQEALAYAMERKQGRTPLGDEGTGAIIDFADVRRMLTQMRTELFAARSMAMSLALAIDMARATGDEEWKARAALLTPIVKAYGTEVGMLVSHLGVQVHGGMGFIEETGAAQHSRDVRVTAIYEGTNGIQAMDLVGRKMMDGGEAAFRLLDEIEAQAEAARAEFPKMTEAVWSAAEDLRETIEWMVEQTDMQDRFAGAVPFLMGFARVVGAHFHLRAAIAEGGMGPRSELARFYINRLLPEHTAHLVQARTGAAGLYTLSPEDLAS; the protein is encoded by the coding sequence ATGACCTACCGCGCGACAACCGACGATTTTCAGTTCCTGTTTGATCATGTCATCGGCTATGACCAGCTTCCCGAAACCGAGCTGTTTGCAGATGCCACACCCGATGTGGCGATGGCCGTTTTGACCGAAGCCGGTAAGATGTGCGAGGACATTCTTGCCCCTCTGAACCGCAATGGCGATCTGACCCCGGCTGTGCTGGAAAACGGCGTGGTGCGGACGTCACCGGGGTTTGCCGATGGCTACAAGGCAATCGCGGATGGCGGCTGGATCGGCATGGCGGCTGACCCCGAATTTGGCGGCATGGGCTTGCCCTTGACCCTGCAAACCGCCGTGAATGACATGATGTCGGCCAGTTGCCTGTCGCTGCAACTCTGCCCCTTGATGACGCAAGGCCAGATCGAGGCATTGGAGCATCACGCGTCGGACGCGTTGAAAGACCTGTATCTGCCCAAGTTGATCAGTGGTGAATGGGCGGGCACGATGAACCTGACCGAACCGCAGGCTGGGTCAGATGTGGGCGCGCTGTCCACCAAGGCCGAAGATAACGGCGATGGCACCTATGCGATCACCGGGCAGAAGATCTTTATCTCGTGGGGCGACAACGACATCACCGGGAATGTCTGCCACTTGGTGTTGGCCCGTCTGCCCGACGGTGCGCCGGGCACAAAGGGCATCAGCCTGTTTATGGTCCCCAAACTGATCCCCGATGCTGACGGCAACCCGGGCGAGCCAAACAGCCTGCGCGTCGTCAGCCTTGAACACAAGATGGGCCTGCATGGCAGCCCCACCGCCGTGATGTCCTTCGAAGGGGCCAAAGGCTGGATGGTCGGCGAGCCGCACAAGGGCATGGCCGCGATGTTCACCATGATGAACAACGCCCGCATGGGTGTGGGCGTGCAAGGTTACGGCGTGGGCGAACGTGCCTATCAGGAAGCACTGGCCTATGCGATGGAACGCAAACAGGGCCGCACCCCCTTGGGGGACGAAGGAACCGGTGCGATCATCGACTTTGCCGATGTGCGCCGCATGCTGACCCAGATGCGGACCGAGCTGTTTGCCGCACGATCAATGGCGATGTCGCTTGCGCTTGCAATTGATATGGCCCGCGCGACAGGCGACGAGGAATGGAAGGCGCGCGCCGCCCTTCTGACCCCCATCGTCAAAGCGTATGGCACCGAGGTCGGGATGCTGGTCAGCCATCTTGGCGTTCAGGTGCATGGCGGCATGGGGTTCATCGAAGAAACCGGTGCTGCTCAGCATTCCCGCGACGTGCGCGTGACCGCGATTTATGAGGGCACGAACGGCATTCAGGCGATGGACCTTGTCGGCCGCAAGATGATGGACGGGGGCGAGGCCGCCTTCCGCCTGCTGGACGAGATCGAAGCGCAGGCCGAAGCCGCCCGCGCCGAGTTTCCCAAAATGACCGAAGCTGTCTGGTCTGCCGCTGAAGATCTGCGCGAAACAATCGAATGGATGGTTGAACAAACCGATATGCAGGACCGTTTTGCCGGAGCGGTTCCTTTCCTGATGGGGTTCGCCCGAGTTGTGGGGGCACATTTCCACCTCCGCGCAGCGATTGCCGAAGGTGGCATGGGGCCACGGTCGGAACTTGCACGCTTCTACATCAATCGCTTGCTGCCGGAACATACAGCGCATCTTGTGCAAGCCCGCACAGGGGCGGCAGGGCTTTACACGCTTAGCCCGGAAGACCTGGCGTCGTGA
- the cobJ gene encoding precorrin-3B C(17)-methyltransferase yields MAVTPVVICLNRSGEDLAHRVAELLGAQVHGREGRVNQADAFFPNALDHARMLFAAGTPIVGVCAAGILIRAVAPLLADKTTEPPVVSVADDGSVVVPLLGGHRGANRLASRIATEIGATAAVTTAGDVSLGVALDEPPLGYRLANPADAKEAMAELLSGAGVSITGKNIFDIEDTGGAVELAVTDAPVDTGPTRLAYHPQRFALGVGCARGADPDELWENVSAQLGAANIAPGAIACVTSLDLKADEPAMNALAARLDVPFRVFTAQELETETPRLANPSDVVFAEVGCHGVSEGAALAAAGPGAELVVPKVKTANTTCAIARAPEPITDMRGRSRGKLSIVSIGPGQHTWRTPEASRLLQEAEELVGYGLYIDLIGPLAAGKTRSEFPLGGEEDRCRYALEQAGKGRNVALVCSGDAGIYAMGALVYELLDRSADEKGVSDAARRVEVVSTPGVSALQGAAARAGAPLGHDFCAISLSDLLTHREDIVKRLHAAAEGDFVIAFYNPVSKKRRTLLAEARDILLTHRPADTPVMLASNLGRPTEHIRYRKLSELEVDEVDMLTVVLVGSSNSRLAQLGEGPRMFTPRGYARRIDGDLS; encoded by the coding sequence ATGGCTGTGACGCCCGTTGTAATCTGCCTGAACAGATCGGGCGAAGATCTGGCCCATCGGGTCGCCGAGCTGTTGGGCGCGCAGGTGCACGGGCGCGAGGGGCGGGTCAATCAGGCCGATGCCTTCTTCCCCAATGCGCTGGATCACGCACGGATGCTGTTTGCGGCGGGCACGCCCATTGTCGGCGTCTGCGCGGCGGGCATCCTGATTCGTGCGGTTGCGCCGCTTCTGGCCGACAAGACGACCGAGCCGCCCGTCGTGTCGGTGGCCGATGACGGATCGGTCGTCGTGCCGCTTTTGGGCGGGCATCGCGGCGCCAACCGTCTGGCCAGCCGGATCGCGACCGAGATCGGAGCAACCGCCGCCGTCACCACGGCGGGCGACGTGTCGTTGGGCGTCGCGTTGGACGAACCGCCCTTGGGTTATCGCCTTGCCAACCCCGCAGACGCAAAAGAGGCGATGGCAGAGCTGCTTTCGGGCGCGGGTGTCTCGATCACCGGCAAGAACATCTTTGATATCGAGGACACCGGCGGAGCGGTCGAACTGGCCGTCACCGACGCTCCGGTCGACACCGGCCCAACCCGGCTCGCCTATCACCCGCAACGCTTTGCGCTGGGCGTGGGCTGTGCGCGGGGGGCCGACCCGGACGAGCTTTGGGAAAACGTATCGGCGCAGCTTGGCGCGGCCAATATTGCACCAGGCGCGATTGCCTGCGTGACCTCGCTGGACCTGAAGGCGGATGAACCTGCGATGAACGCATTGGCCGCCCGACTGGACGTGCCATTCCGCGTGTTCACCGCGCAGGAGCTTGAGACCGAAACCCCGCGTCTGGCCAACCCGTCCGACGTGGTGTTTGCCGAAGTGGGATGCCACGGCGTGTCCGAGGGCGCGGCGCTGGCTGCCGCCGGACCAGGGGCCGAACTGGTCGTGCCGAAGGTGAAAACCGCCAACACCACCTGCGCCATCGCCCGCGCACCTGAGCCCATTACTGATATGCGCGGCCGGTCGCGCGGCAAGCTGTCGATCGTCTCCATTGGACCGGGTCAGCACACATGGCGCACGCCCGAGGCCAGCCGCCTTCTGCAAGAGGCCGAGGAGCTTGTGGGATACGGTCTCTATATCGACCTGATCGGCCCGCTGGCGGCAGGCAAGACCCGCTCGGAATTCCCACTGGGTGGCGAGGAAGACCGCTGCCGTTATGCGCTGGAGCAAGCAGGCAAGGGCAGAAACGTGGCGCTGGTCTGTTCGGGCGATGCGGGCATCTATGCGATGGGGGCGTTGGTTTACGAACTGCTCGACCGCAGCGCGGATGAGAAGGGCGTCAGCGACGCCGCGCGTCGGGTCGAAGTTGTCTCGACCCCCGGTGTGTCCGCCCTGCAAGGGGCCGCCGCGCGGGCTGGCGCGCCTTTGGGCCATGACTTCTGCGCCATTTCGCTCAGCGACCTCTTGACCCACCGCGAAGACATCGTGAAACGCCTGCACGCTGCCGCCGAAGGCGATTTCGTCATCGCCTTCTACAACCCCGTGTCCAAGAAACGCCGCACCCTGCTGGCCGAGGCACGCGATATCCTGCTGACCCACCGCCCGGCAGACACGCCGGTGATGCTGGCATCCAATCTGGGTCGTCCCACGGAACACATTCGCTATCGCAAACTGTCCGAGCTTGAAGTGGACGAGGTCGATATGCTGACCGTGGTTCTGGTCGGATCGTCCAACTCTCGCCTTGCGCAGTTGGGCGAAGGCCCCCGCATGTTCACCCCGCGCGGCTATGCCCGCCGCATTGACGGAGACCTGTCATGA
- a CDS encoding YqgE/AlgH family protein — MSVDDNTTMDLSGKLLIAMPGMGDPRFEHSVVFMCAHSPEGAMGLIVNKPAPDVSLGDILAQLDIDASAVTKAAHVFFGGPVEGGRGFVLHSGEYDNDASTLKVDDAFSMTATRDILEAMANGNGPENTLAALGYAGWSPGQLEAEIQQNAWLTCDAEEAIVFSDDSEGKWKAALAKLGIDPLLLSAEGGHA; from the coding sequence ATGAGTGTAGATGACAACACCACGATGGACCTGAGTGGCAAACTCCTGATCGCGATGCCAGGCATGGGCGATCCACGGTTTGAACATTCGGTTGTCTTCATGTGTGCCCATTCGCCTGAGGGCGCAATGGGGCTGATCGTCAATAAGCCTGCACCAGATGTTTCGCTTGGCGATATTCTTGCGCAACTGGACATTGATGCAAGCGCCGTGACCAAAGCTGCGCATGTGTTTTTTGGAGGGCCTGTCGAGGGCGGGCGGGGGTTTGTTTTGCATTCCGGGGAATACGACAACGATGCCTCAACTTTGAAAGTGGATGATGCGTTTTCGATGACTGCAACACGCGATATTCTTGAGGCTATGGCCAATGGTAATGGCCCCGAAAACACGCTGGCGGCACTTGGATATGCGGGCTGGTCGCCGGGGCAATTGGAAGCCGAAATCCAACAAAACGCCTGGCTAACCTGCGACGCGGAAGAGGCGATCGTTTTCTCTGATGACAGCGAAGGAAAATGGAAGGCTGCGTTGGCGAAGCTGGGGATCGACCCGCTGCTTCTGTCGGCAGAAGGCGGGCACGCCTAA